The Planctomicrobium piriforme DNA window AGTTGGACGGCATCGCGGGGAATGCCGGTTTCTTCTTCCATCTCGCGGAGGGCGCACTCGACGTCGGTTTCACCCGGATCGACATGCCCCTTGGGCAGATCCCAACGGTCGTGATGCCGCATCAGCAGGAAGGATTTGACAGGTTCGCCGTGAACGATGATGACCCCGCAAGATCGGGGTTCCTGAGACCGGGCCATGATATTTCGCTGAGAACGACGCTGTATCTTCCATGAGACGCGAGTTCATTCTGGCAGGTTGCCCGCTCGGTCTCAATCGATTTCAAGAAGCAATCGGCCGGGTCAAGAAGTTTCCCAGTCTTCAATCAAGAGATCAGGAATGCGCCCGAACTCTGCTTTGTTGTGGGTGACAACGGTGCAGTTGTGAACCAATGCAATCGCAGCGATTTGCAGATCGTATGGGCCGATTGATGCGCCAGCAGTTTCCAGATCATAGCGGATGGCGGCGTATCGGTCCGCCGCTGCGTCATCGAACGGCAGACAAACATAGGGGGTAACGAGAGTTTCAACCGCAGAGCGGTTCTTCATCGCATTCTGGCTTCGCAAGACCCCGTAAAACAGTTCGCCTAAGACTACCGAGCAAAGTGCGATTTCATGAGGAGCCTTGACCTCGATCTGCTGCTTGACCAGTGAACTTTTGCCTCGCAGGTAGGTCACCCAGACGTTTGTATCGAGCAGGAACATCATTCAACTTCCACTGATCGAGGCAGTTCTCCCTGTGGATGTCGTCCAAAGGTCTCGTCCTGAATCGAGCCATATGTTTGTTCGAAGTAGTCGGACGGCCACCCATTTTTTTCCACATCCGAAGGCGAATGGGAAGCTTCGCGAGGTTGAACAACAACAAGCACTTCATATTCCGCTTCGGGCTTGCCAAGTTGAATTTGCAACGACAGAGAACCGTTGGCATCAGCTTTGGAAACAATTCGGACAGTTTGCATGACCATTCCTCGGGCAAATCGATGTCGTCGCAGGACTTCGAACTCCGACATCATGTTGTATCAGCACGTGCGAGAATCGAGTCCGCAGACATCAGAAAAGATCATAATCCATGGCGTCGTCCGACAGAAACAGCCCTGAGCTTCGAATCTTTGGGAAGAAACTTACTTTTGATGATCTGCTGAGAGTCGCAACCACTTGCCATCTTGAACTCGAAAGACGTGGCATTTGTGGAGGATCTGACGCGTCTGACGAGTCTCTTCGTCCGACAACTCGCAATCGACAAAGGCGATGCCGACAGAACCTCGCAACGAATTTGCCTTGGCAACGTCGTTCAATTGCTCAACCGTCAATGCACGGGGAAAGGTGATGCGATATTCGGCCCCGATCGGCCAGAATGGGATGGAGCCCATGCGCCCTCCTGCCCGAGAGACCGCAGCGGAAACACGGTTTTCTTTGGCCTCGACGATGATGTAGTCCAGCCACAGTACTGCGACCAGGATCAGAAACAAAAAGCCCAGCCATTGGATTATTTTCTTCATTGAAGCCTCATCGACGGGCGAGCTTTTCGAGGAATGTTCGAGCCTCTATTTGCTATCCTACGCGTTCTCACTCTGAAGTTGATGGATTCTCATGTCCCACCACATCGAACTCCGCAGCGACACGTTCACCAAACCCACCCTTCCCATGCGGCAGGCGATGGCGGCGGCGGAAGTGGGGGATGACATGGTCGGGGAAGATCCGACGGTCAATCAGCTTGAAGCCCGGATGGCGCAGTTGTTGGGGAAGCCGGCGGCGGTGTTTGCCTGCTCCGGCACGCAGTCGAATCAGATGGCGGTCTGGACCCACTGTCACTCAGGCGATGAACTGCTCATCGAAGCCAGCGGGCATATCGCCAACTATGAGGCAGGAGGCCCCGCTGCGCTCTCGGGGGTATCCGTGCGGCGGCTGGACGGCGATTTTGGCCGGCTCGATCTCAAGCATCTCGAAGGCCAGATTCGCGGCGGGAACGTTCACTACTCGCCGACAAAACTGCTCTGTCTCGAAAACTCCACGAACATCGGCG harbors:
- a CDS encoding type II toxin-antitoxin system VapC family toxin; translated protein: MMFLLDTNVWVTYLRGKSSLVKQQIEVKAPHEIALCSVVLGELFYGVLRSQNAMKNRSAVETLVTPYVCLPFDDAAADRYAAIRYDLETAGASIGPYDLQIAAIALVHNCTVVTHNKAEFGRIPDLLIEDWETS